One window of Mesorhizobium loti R88b genomic DNA carries:
- a CDS encoding DUF882 domain-containing protein — MSVWPRWLVALIVAFGFVAAAATGAQAEVRSLKLYHLHTHEKAEIVYKRNGRYDPEGLRKINIILRDWRRNEPTKMDPRLLDLVWEAYRESGATDYIQVVCGYRSPSTNSMLRSRGRGVAEKSQHMLGKAMDFYIPGVPLKKLRNIGLKMQGGGVGYYPTSGSPFVHMDVGNVRHWPGISRQELVSLFPNGKTLHVPSDGRPLPGYEQAMASYKARKGSGTPNVEMASVGGGSKKSGGFLSAFFGGGGDDEADDSADVETASAAPAPRAKSLKPAATAKNSNLPGIAIVAPENAQRAEIPQVAEDQAPEPEKDTPETIIAALPAKEIPLPDFAPRPKADVGAQQPENVPFATADATATTEQAVATAQAPANMPFGKADPAAVTAAATAAADPAQVAVNNIPLPTWRPTLPAELAPPPSKDVLMALAETAEQGKTATDAFAVLPSARPEPAKPDAVKAVLDEANAQVGAQVGTQVGNADEYQVASLAEEPRSAFNDPSYVDVATPRQAVAARPAGSDPAAAIGAGVKTTRKEARATARDQKPGPRAVVVAAAPQAARWALTSGEAVATVASPTTAPGYAYNIVHTAPSEVYTAGFQADNQMADANRFTGNAVKFMSVARFQTK; from the coding sequence TTGAGCGTCTGGCCGAGATGGCTGGTAGCGTTGATCGTCGCTTTTGGTTTCGTCGCCGCGGCCGCCACCGGCGCGCAGGCCGAAGTTCGTTCGCTGAAGCTCTACCACCTCCACACGCATGAGAAGGCCGAGATCGTCTACAAGCGCAATGGCCGCTACGATCCCGAGGGTCTTCGCAAGATCAACATTATTCTGCGCGACTGGCGCCGCAACGAGCCGACCAAGATGGACCCGCGCCTGCTGGATCTGGTCTGGGAAGCCTATCGGGAAAGCGGCGCCACCGACTATATCCAGGTCGTCTGCGGCTACCGCTCGCCGTCGACCAACTCGATGCTGCGCAGCCGCGGCCGGGGTGTCGCCGAGAAGAGCCAGCATATGCTCGGCAAGGCGATGGATTTCTACATTCCCGGCGTGCCGCTGAAGAAGCTGCGCAACATCGGCCTCAAGATGCAGGGTGGTGGCGTTGGCTACTATCCGACCTCTGGGTCGCCATTCGTGCATATGGATGTCGGCAACGTACGCCACTGGCCCGGCATCAGCCGCCAAGAACTGGTCAGCCTGTTCCCCAATGGCAAGACGCTGCATGTGCCGAGCGACGGACGGCCGCTGCCCGGCTATGAGCAGGCAATGGCTTCCTACAAGGCGCGCAAGGGTTCGGGCACGCCGAATGTCGAGATGGCTAGTGTCGGCGGCGGCAGCAAGAAGTCGGGCGGGTTCCTCTCCGCCTTCTTCGGTGGCGGTGGCGACGACGAGGCTGACGACAGCGCCGACGTCGAGACCGCTTCCGCAGCCCCCGCGCCCAGGGCAAAGAGCCTGAAGCCGGCAGCGACGGCCAAGAACAGCAACCTGCCGGGCATCGCCATCGTCGCGCCCGAGAATGCGCAGCGTGCCGAAATTCCGCAGGTCGCCGAAGATCAGGCTCCCGAGCCTGAGAAGGATACACCGGAGACGATCATCGCGGCGCTGCCGGCCAAGGAGATTCCGCTGCCCGATTTCGCGCCGCGGCCGAAGGCTGACGTCGGCGCGCAGCAGCCCGAGAATGTTCCGTTCGCCACGGCGGATGCGACGGCCACGACCGAACAGGCCGTTGCGACCGCGCAGGCGCCGGCCAACATGCCTTTCGGCAAGGCTGACCCCGCCGCGGTAACAGCGGCTGCAACCGCCGCCGCCGATCCGGCGCAGGTCGCCGTCAACAACATTCCCTTGCCGACATGGCGTCCGACGCTGCCGGCCGAGCTTGCACCGCCGCCCAGCAAGGATGTGCTGATGGCGCTGGCGGAGACGGCCGAACAGGGCAAGACCGCGACCGATGCGTTCGCGGTGCTGCCTTCGGCACGGCCGGAGCCGGCCAAGCCGGACGCCGTCAAGGCGGTGCTCGACGAGGCCAATGCCCAGGTTGGGGCCCAGGTCGGGACCCAGGTCGGCAACGCCGACGAATATCAGGTTGCCTCCCTGGCGGAAGAACCGCGCTCGGCCTTCAACGATCCGTCCTATGTCGATGTCGCGACGCCCCGCCAGGCCGTCGCCGCCCGTCCGGCCGGTTCCGATCCGGCCGCCGCCATCGGCGCCGGGGTGAAGACGACCCGCAAGGAAGCCAGGGCCACTGCGCGCGACCAGAAACCCGGTCCCCGGGCCGTGGTGGTCGCCGCGGCACCCCAGGCCGCCCGCTGGGCGCTGACCAGCGGCGAGGCTGTTGCCACCGTCGCGAGCCCTACAACGGCGCCGGGCTATGCTTATAACATCGTGCATACCGCTCCGAGCGAGGTTTATACGGCTGGTTTCCAAGCCGACAACCAGATGGCCGATGCCAATCGCTTCACCGGCAACGCCGTCAAGTTCATGTCGGTCGCCCGCTTCCAGACGAAGTAA
- a CDS encoding 2-dehydro-3-deoxy-phosphogluconate aldolase, which yields MPSKTEKLLSLLNGQPVIPVLKISDVANAVPLARALARGGLPAIEITLRTADALEAIRRVAAEVEEAIVGAGTILDSRQFAEAASAGSRFIVSPGITRELLAAAADSEVPLLPGAITPGEIMAAREAGLRFLKFFPAEQSGGIASLKAFASPLADVKFCPTGGITGKNAADYLSLPNVICVGGSWVAPDDLVKAGKWDEIEALARAASKLKK from the coding sequence ATGCCCAGCAAGACCGAAAAACTCCTGTCACTCCTCAACGGCCAGCCGGTTATCCCGGTGCTGAAGATCTCTGATGTCGCCAACGCCGTGCCGCTGGCCCGCGCCCTGGCGCGTGGTGGCCTGCCGGCGATCGAGATTACACTCAGAACCGCTGACGCGCTGGAAGCGATCCGGCGGGTGGCGGCCGAGGTCGAGGAAGCCATTGTCGGCGCGGGCACCATTCTGGACAGCAGGCAGTTCGCCGAGGCAGCCAGCGCCGGTTCGCGCTTCATCGTCAGCCCCGGCATCACGCGCGAGCTTCTGGCGGCAGCCGCCGACAGCGAGGTTCCGCTGCTGCCTGGCGCCATCACGCCCGGCGAGATCATGGCCGCGCGGGAGGCTGGCCTGCGCTTCCTGAAGTTCTTCCCGGCCGAACAGTCCGGCGGCATCGCTTCGCTGAAGGCTTTCGCGTCGCCGCTCGCCGATGTGAAATTCTGCCCGACCGGCGGCATCACCGGCAAGAACGCCGCCGATTACCTCAGCCTGCCCAACGTCATCTGCGTCGGCGGCTCCTGGGTTGCCCCTGATGACCTCGTCAAGGCCGGCAAATGGGACGAGATCGAAGCGTTGGCCCGCGCGGCGAGCAAGCTCAAGAAATAG
- a CDS encoding pyridoxal phosphate-dependent aminotransferase: protein MLHTISAFDRLGEENAFAVLARATALASQGRDIVNLGIGQPDFKTPQHIVEAAIKALRDGHHGYTPANGLLATREAVVRRTLTTTGVEVSPETVMILPGGKPTMFAAILMFGEPGAEILYPDPGFPIYRSMIEFTGAAPIPVPMREENGFAFSAEETLALITSKTRLLILNSPANPTGGVTPRAEIEKLVKGLEKHPDVAILSDEIYDVMTYDGETHCSLLAYPEIRDRLIVLNGWSKTWAMTGWRMGWSIWPNGDRGAHLYDKVRKLAVNCWSCVNAPSQFAGIAAIDGPQDDVDTMMRAFDNRRKIVVEGLNALPNISCITPKGAFYAFPNVSKTGWKAKKLASALLDEAGVALIGGPDFGILGEGYIRLSYANSEENILRALERIGAFLAK, encoded by the coding sequence ATGCTCCACACGATTTCGGCCTTCGATCGTCTCGGCGAGGAAAATGCCTTCGCGGTGCTGGCGCGGGCGACCGCACTTGCGAGCCAGGGCCGCGACATCGTCAATCTCGGCATCGGCCAGCCCGACTTCAAAACGCCTCAACACATTGTGGAAGCCGCGATCAAGGCGCTGCGTGACGGCCATCACGGCTACACGCCGGCCAACGGCCTTCTGGCGACGCGCGAGGCGGTGGTGCGCCGCACGCTGACGACCACCGGCGTCGAAGTCTCACCCGAGACCGTGATGATCCTGCCTGGCGGCAAGCCGACGATGTTTGCCGCCATCCTGATGTTCGGCGAACCCGGCGCCGAGATCCTCTATCCCGATCCCGGCTTTCCCATCTACCGTTCGATGATCGAATTCACCGGTGCGGCGCCCATTCCCGTACCGATGCGCGAGGAAAACGGCTTTGCCTTCTCTGCCGAGGAGACGCTGGCGCTGATCACCTCGAAGACCAGGCTGCTGATCCTCAACTCGCCAGCCAATCCAACCGGCGGCGTGACGCCGCGCGCCGAGATCGAAAAGCTGGTCAAGGGGCTGGAGAAGCACCCTGATGTCGCCATCCTCTCCGACGAGATCTACGACGTCATGACCTATGACGGCGAGACGCATTGCTCGCTGCTCGCCTACCCCGAAATCCGCGATCGGCTGATCGTGCTCAACGGCTGGTCGAAGACCTGGGCGATGACCGGCTGGCGCATGGGCTGGTCGATCTGGCCGAATGGCGACAGGGGCGCCCATCTCTACGACAAGGTGCGCAAGCTGGCGGTCAATTGCTGGTCCTGCGTTAACGCGCCGAGCCAGTTCGCCGGCATCGCCGCGATCGACGGCCCGCAGGACGACGTCGACACAATGATGCGCGCCTTCGACAACCGCCGGAAGATCGTCGTCGAAGGCCTGAACGCCTTGCCCAATATTTCCTGCATCACGCCCAAGGGCGCGTTCTACGCCTTCCCGAATGTTTCGAAGACCGGCTGGAAAGCAAAGAAACTCGCCTCCGCTTTGCTCGACGAGGCCGGCGTGGCGCTGATCGGCGGCCCCGATTTCGGCATTCTCGGCGAAGGCTACATCAGGCTCTCCTACGCCAACTCCGAAGAGAACATTTTGCGAGCGCTGGAGCGGATCGGGGCGTTCCTGGCCAAGTGA
- a CDS encoding SDR family oxidoreductase: MTDQKTAIVTGAGTGIGKSVATALLKAGWNTVFCGRRKPVLDAAIAEAGPTEARALAVACDISKAGEVDDLFETVLAAFGRVDLLFNNAGMGYKSTPIDEIPVEVWNDIVGVNLTGSFLCARAAFGAMRKQRPMGGRIINNGSVSAYAPRPGSVPYTATKHAITGLTKTLALDGRPYDIACGQIDIGNALTDMAQPMTVGVPQANGSISAEAVMDVQRVADAVVHMASLPLDANVLFMTVMATKMPFVGRG, from the coding sequence ATGACAGATCAGAAAACAGCCATCGTCACCGGCGCCGGCACGGGCATCGGCAAGAGCGTCGCCACGGCGCTGCTCAAGGCCGGCTGGAACACCGTGTTCTGCGGCCGCCGCAAGCCGGTGCTGGATGCGGCGATCGCCGAGGCCGGGCCGACCGAAGCCAGGGCGCTGGCGGTTGCCTGCGACATCAGCAAGGCCGGTGAGGTCGATGACCTGTTCGAGACAGTGCTGGCCGCCTTCGGCCGCGTCGACCTGCTCTTCAACAATGCCGGCATGGGCTACAAGTCGACGCCGATCGACGAAATTCCGGTCGAGGTCTGGAACGATATCGTCGGCGTCAATCTTACCGGTTCGTTCCTGTGCGCGCGTGCCGCTTTCGGCGCGATGCGCAAGCAGCGGCCGATGGGCGGCCGCATCATCAACAATGGCTCGGTGTCGGCCTATGCGCCGCGCCCCGGTTCGGTGCCCTATACGGCGACCAAGCATGCCATTACGGGGCTGACCAAGACGCTGGCGCTCGACGGCCGTCCCTATGACATCGCCTGCGGCCAGATCGACATCGGCAACGCACTGACAGACATGGCGCAGCCAATGACCGTCGGCGTGCCGCAGGCCAACGGCTCGATATCAGCCGAAGCGGTGATGGACGTCCAGCGCGTTGCCGATGCCGTCGTGCACATGGCCAGCCTGCCGCTCGACGCCAACGTGCTGTTCATGACCGTGATGGCAACCAAGATGCCGTTTGTCGGGCGTGGGTGA
- a CDS encoding YciI family protein, producing the protein MFYAILAYHVEDAIEALTPQEDAALMAELLKINTRLHEEGTLGPSARLGATQDAFTLRGPGDGTIIDGPFAETKEQLLGLYVVDCATRDEAIAIARDLRRVNPTAVYEIRPILLFKPGVPLAGK; encoded by the coding sequence ATGTTCTATGCAATCCTTGCCTATCACGTGGAAGATGCGATCGAGGCGCTGACGCCGCAGGAAGACGCGGCACTGATGGCCGAGCTGCTGAAGATCAACACCCGGCTTCATGAGGAAGGCACGCTTGGACCGTCCGCGCGTCTGGGGGCGACACAGGATGCCTTCACGCTGCGCGGCCCGGGCGATGGCACGATCATCGACGGGCCCTTCGCCGAGACCAAGGAGCAGTTGCTCGGCCTCTATGTTGTCGACTGCGCCACGAGAGACGAGGCCATCGCGATTGCCCGCGACCTTCGCCGCGTCAATCCTACCGCGGTCTACGAGATCAGGCCCATTCTGCTCTTCAAGCCGGGCGTACCGCTGGCGGGCAAATAG
- the denD gene encoding D-erythronate dehydrogenase produces the protein MRILITGAAGMVGRKLIARLAKDGTLRGEKITALDLHDIVPPQAPAMDGVSISTHTGDLAEAGAAESLVASRPDVVFHLAGIVSGEAEANFDLGYRVNLDGTRALFDAIRLAGFAPRVVFTSSIAVFGAPFPDVIPDEFHPTPLTSYGTQKQMSEALLADYSRRGFFDGIGIRLPTICVRPGKPNKAASGFFSGIIREPLSGHEAILPVPRSVVHTHASPRSAVNFLIHAAGIDGAAVGPRRNLTMPGVAVTVGEQIEALERIAGSKTVRLIREEPDATIWAIVKGWPTRFEARRSRELGFSAEKSFDEIIRAHVEDELGGKIPA, from the coding sequence ATGCGCATTCTGATCACCGGCGCCGCAGGCATGGTCGGCCGCAAGCTCATCGCCCGGTTGGCCAAGGACGGCACGCTGCGTGGGGAGAAGATCACCGCGCTCGATTTGCACGACATCGTGCCGCCGCAGGCGCCGGCCATGGACGGCGTCAGCATCAGCACCCATACCGGTGACCTTGCCGAGGCCGGTGCGGCTGAAAGCCTGGTCGCGTCGCGCCCCGATGTCGTCTTTCATCTCGCCGGCATCGTGTCGGGCGAGGCGGAGGCGAATTTCGACCTCGGCTACCGCGTCAATCTCGACGGTACCCGAGCCCTGTTCGATGCCATCCGCCTGGCCGGCTTTGCGCCGCGCGTGGTCTTCACCTCATCGATCGCGGTGTTCGGCGCGCCGTTCCCGGATGTCATCCCGGATGAATTCCATCCGACACCGCTGACCTCCTACGGCACGCAGAAGCAGATGAGCGAGGCGTTGCTCGCCGACTATTCCAGGCGCGGCTTCTTCGACGGCATCGGCATCCGGCTGCCGACGATCTGCGTGCGGCCAGGCAAGCCGAACAAGGCGGCCTCCGGCTTCTTCTCCGGCATCATCCGCGAACCGCTGAGCGGCCATGAGGCGATCCTGCCGGTGCCGCGCTCGGTCGTACACACTCATGCCAGCCCGCGCTCGGCGGTGAATTTTCTAATCCATGCAGCCGGGATCGACGGCGCCGCCGTCGGGCCGCGCCGCAACCTGACGATGCCGGGCGTCGCCGTCACCGTCGGCGAGCAGATCGAGGCGCTGGAACGCATCGCCGGGTCGAAGACGGTAAGGCTGATCCGCGAGGAGCCGGACGCGACGATCTGGGCGATCGTCAAGGGCTGGCCGACCCGCTTCGAGGCGCGGCGCTCAAGGGAGCTCGGCTTCAGCGCCGAGAAGAGCTTTGACGAGATTATCCGCGCCCATGTCGAGGATGAATTAGGTGGCAAAATTCCCGCTTAA
- a CDS encoding rhodanese-related sulfurtransferase, whose product MTPSAPFQPVRVAALYRFARLDAFDELRAPLAAFCCGRGIKGTLLLAHEGINGTVAGSEAAIAELIAYIEAIDGLAGLEVKYSSAAEMPFHRMKVRLKREIVTMGVEDIDPSTSAGTYVAPADWNALISQPDTIVIDTRNAYEVSIGTFKGAVDPATASFREFPAWVEAHRSELEGRKVAMFCTGGIRCEKATAYVKSLGFEDVFHLKGGILKYLEDVPAEQSLWQGECFVFDERVSVSHGLTEGDAELCRACRHPLAAGDLASPKYAAGVSCPHCFDARTDEDRQRYAERQRQVELAQTRGKGPHIGS is encoded by the coding sequence ATGACACCGTCCGCTCCATTCCAGCCCGTCCGCGTCGCCGCGCTTTACCGGTTTGCCCGGCTCGATGCCTTTGACGAACTGCGCGCGCCGCTTGCTGCCTTCTGTTGCGGACGCGGCATCAAGGGCACGCTGCTGCTGGCCCATGAGGGCATCAATGGCACGGTCGCCGGCAGCGAGGCCGCGATCGCCGAGCTGATCGCCTATATCGAAGCCATCGACGGGCTGGCGGGCCTCGAGGTCAAGTACAGCAGTGCCGCGGAAATGCCGTTCCACCGCATGAAGGTGCGGCTGAAGCGCGAGATCGTCACCATGGGCGTCGAGGACATCGACCCGTCGACGAGTGCCGGCACCTATGTCGCGCCTGCTGACTGGAACGCGCTGATTTCGCAGCCCGACACGATCGTCATCGACACGCGCAATGCCTATGAGGTCTCGATCGGCACCTTCAAGGGCGCGGTCGATCCGGCGACCGCGAGCTTTCGCGAATTCCCGGCCTGGGTGGAAGCGCACCGGTCGGAACTCGAAGGCCGCAAGGTGGCAATGTTTTGCACCGGCGGCATTCGCTGCGAGAAGGCAACCGCCTATGTAAAATCGCTCGGCTTCGAGGACGTGTTCCATCTCAAGGGCGGTATCTTGAAATACCTCGAGGACGTTCCCGCCGAGCAGAGCCTGTGGCAAGGCGAGTGCTTCGTCTTCGACGAGCGGGTTTCGGTGTCGCACGGCCTCACCGAGGGCGATGCGGAACTGTGCCGTGCCTGCCGCCATCCGCTGGCGGCGGGCGACCTGGCGTCGCCGAAATATGCCGCTGGCGTCTCTTGCCCGCATTGTTTTGACGCCCGTACCGACGAGGACCGTCAACGCTACGCCGAGCGTCAACGGCAGGTGGAGCTCGCGCAAACGCGGGGCAAGGGGCCGCATATCGGATCCTGA
- a CDS encoding tellurite resistance TerB family protein — MFDPKKLLDDLLGSQIPGTSGTVRDKAGQAVQMAKDNPLAAGALAAVLLGTGAGREVTGAAVKLGGLAAIGGLAYKAYQNYKTGNAPEQAPASGEPELLPPPKDTAFHPSQAPQGEDEFTLTLVRAMISAAKADGHVDDEERKKIAGKLSVSGIGTDAEKFLMAELESPLDLDTLVAGAHTDAQKLELYTASRLTIDPDTRAERGYLDLLAGRLGLPDALVDHVEATVSAAKVPATTTGTSPNPRW, encoded by the coding sequence ATGTTCGATCCCAAGAAGCTTCTCGACGATCTGCTCGGCTCGCAAATCCCCGGCACCAGCGGCACCGTCCGCGACAAGGCGGGCCAGGCCGTGCAGATGGCCAAGGACAATCCGCTGGCCGCCGGTGCGCTTGCGGCGGTGCTGCTTGGAACCGGTGCTGGCCGCGAGGTGACCGGTGCGGCGGTGAAGCTCGGTGGCCTGGCCGCGATCGGCGGCCTCGCCTACAAGGCCTACCAGAACTACAAGACCGGCAACGCGCCGGAGCAGGCGCCCGCGTCCGGCGAACCTGAATTGCTGCCGCCGCCCAAGGACACCGCCTTCCATCCGTCGCAGGCGCCGCAAGGCGAGGATGAGTTCACGCTGACCCTGGTGCGGGCGATGATCTCGGCCGCCAAGGCGGATGGCCATGTCGACGACGAGGAACGCAAGAAGATCGCCGGCAAGCTCAGCGTGTCGGGAATCGGCACCGATGCCGAGAAATTCCTGATGGCGGAGCTGGAAAGCCCGCTCGATCTCGACACGCTGGTGGCGGGTGCGCACACCGACGCGCAGAAGCTCGAGCTCTATACGGCGTCGCGCCTCACCATCGATCCCGACACGCGCGCCGAGCGTGGCTATCTCGACCTGCTTGCCGGCCGGCTTGGCCTGCCGGACGCGCTGGTCGACCATGTCGAGGCGACGGTTTCGGCGGCCAAGGTGCCGGCAACAACGACGGGTACTTCGCCCAATCCGCGCTGGTAG
- a CDS encoding GNAT family N-acetyltransferase — translation MSENLKDWQPRPRPARKAIDGRYVRLEPLSATKHGDGLYEASSVSDVDGRFAWLPDYPPETRAAFQPWLDKVEASEDPLFFAIIDKASGKVAGRQTLMRIDPAYGVIEIGNIYWGPLISRKPAATEAQFLFMKYIFDELGYRRYEWKCNNRNEPSKRAAERFGFKFEGIFRQHLIVKGENRDTAWYSVIDKEWPALRQAYEAWLDPANFDGAGQQKRRLEDCRAEFGA, via the coding sequence GTGTCCGAAAATCTCAAGGATTGGCAACCGCGTCCGCGACCCGCGCGCAAGGCGATCGATGGTCGATATGTCAGGCTTGAGCCGCTGAGCGCCACAAAGCACGGCGATGGCCTCTATGAAGCGTCTTCAGTGTCCGATGTCGACGGCCGCTTCGCCTGGCTGCCAGACTATCCGCCGGAAACCCGTGCCGCCTTCCAGCCATGGCTGGACAAGGTCGAGGCCAGCGAGGATCCGCTGTTCTTCGCCATCATCGACAAAGCCAGCGGCAAGGTCGCCGGACGCCAGACGCTGATGCGCATCGACCCCGCCTACGGCGTCATCGAGATCGGCAACATCTACTGGGGGCCGCTGATCTCGCGCAAGCCTGCGGCGACGGAAGCGCAGTTCCTGTTCATGAAATACATTTTCGATGAGCTCGGTTATCGTCGCTACGAATGGAAGTGCAACAACCGCAACGAGCCGTCGAAGCGGGCGGCGGAACGGTTCGGTTTCAAGTTCGAGGGCATTTTCCGCCAGCACCTCATCGTCAAGGGTGAAAACCGAGACACTGCGTGGTATTCGGTCATCGACAAGGAATGGCCGGCTTTGCGCCAGGCCTATGAGGCGTGGCTCGATCCGGCCAATTTCGACGGTGCCGGCCAGCAGAAGCGACGGCTCGAGGATTGTCGCGCGGAATTCGGCGCTTAA
- a CDS encoding cation diffusion facilitator family transporter — MAETHDHSGHDHGGPGHVHGSTDKKRVLIAACLTAGFMVAEALGGLFTGSLALLADAGHMLADAIALGLAWYAFHLAGRPATGKLTYGFGRVKTLVAYTNGIAIFVIALWIVYEAWGRLEAPAPVLGGPMLVVAILGLLVNLGSFFVLHGGDHESLNMRGAILHVLGDLLGSAAAIVAALVILATGWTPIDPILSVLVSLLILSTAWSLMRAAAHVLLEGVPPSLDRDLVAKDLETTVPGVREIHHMHVWSLDGSSNMATLHACLDEGVDAHQAVSAIKKRLASEHGISHATVEPEFGQCADDGDDHDHEHEHDAAAHHGHHH; from the coding sequence TTGGCGGAAACCCACGATCATAGCGGGCATGACCATGGCGGTCCCGGCCATGTGCATGGCTCGACCGACAAGAAGCGCGTGCTGATCGCGGCCTGCCTGACGGCGGGCTTCATGGTGGCGGAGGCGCTTGGCGGTCTCTTCACCGGGTCGCTGGCGCTGCTGGCCGATGCTGGTCACATGCTCGCCGATGCGATTGCGCTCGGCCTTGCCTGGTATGCTTTCCATCTTGCGGGACGGCCGGCGACCGGCAAGCTCACCTACGGCTTTGGCCGGGTCAAGACGCTGGTGGCCTACACCAACGGCATCGCCATCTTCGTCATCGCGCTGTGGATCGTCTACGAGGCCTGGGGACGCCTTGAAGCGCCGGCGCCGGTGCTGGGCGGGCCGATGCTGGTGGTGGCGATCCTCGGCCTGCTGGTCAATCTCGGCTCCTTTTTCGTGCTGCATGGCGGCGACCATGAGAGCCTGAACATGCGTGGCGCCATCCTGCATGTGCTTGGCGACCTGCTTGGCTCGGCCGCGGCGATCGTGGCGGCACTGGTGATCCTGGCGACCGGCTGGACGCCGATCGACCCGATCCTGTCGGTGCTGGTCTCGCTGCTGATCTTGTCGACGGCCTGGTCGCTGATGCGCGCCGCGGCCCATGTCCTGCTCGAGGGCGTGCCGCCGAGCCTCGACCGCGACCTGGTCGCCAAGGACCTGGAAACGACGGTTCCTGGTGTGCGCGAGATACACCACATGCATGTCTGGTCGCTCGATGGGTCAAGCAACATGGCGACGCTGCATGCCTGTCTCGACGAGGGCGTCGATGCACACCAGGCGGTCAGCGCCATCAAGAAGCGGCTTGCCAGCGAGCACGGCATCAGCCATGCCACGGTGGAACCGGAATTCGGCCAGTGCGCCGATGACGGCGACGACCATGATCACGAGCATGAGCATGATGCGGCTGCGCATCACGGCCACCATCACTAG